Sequence from the Xenorhabdus nematophila ATCC 19061 genome:
TAACTTGAAAGACACAGAGATAACTCGCTGAACTTATTCATACTGCACTGGTACTAAACCAGTGCAGTCTCTCAGGAGAAATAAAGTGGCAATTCACCCAAGAGCAGGGCAGCTTGCCCGGCAGCATGATTTAATTAATGTTGCTCAACTCACATCACAGTACTACACCCTACAACCACACCCTGAAAATCCGGCACATAAGGTCAAGTTCGGTACTTCCGGGCATCGCGGTAGTTCCGGTCGCAATAGTTTTAACGAAGCCCATATTCTGGCTATTACTCAAGCGATTGTGGAAGTCCGTTCTCAACAGGGGGTTACTGGGCCATGTTATGTGGGTAAAGATACCCATGCGCTTTCTGAAGCCGCCTTTATCTCGGTATTAGAGGTATTAACGGCGAATGGTGTAGATGTGGTTATGCAAGAAAATAACGGTTTCACGCCGACTCCTGCGATTTCCCATGCCATCCTGTGCTATAACCGTCAGGGAAAAAATCTGGCTGATGGTATAGTGATCACGCCATCCCATAACCCACCGGAAGATGGCGGTATTAAATATAATCCACCTAATGGCGGACCGGCCGATACTGATCTTACGGCAATTATTGAACGTCGTGCCAATGATTTTCTTGCGGGTGATCTTAATGAGATCAAGCGATTGCCTTATGAACAGGCATTGAAAAGTGAATATCTGCATTCACAGGATCTGGTCGATCCTTATGTCACCGCATTAGGCGATGTTGTGGATATGGCGGCAATTCAGAAAGCGGGTCTAAAAATTGGTATTGATCCACTGGGTGGTTCGGGTATCGCTTACTGGCAGCGAATTGGTGAATACTATAACCTCGATTTAACGTTGGTGAATGAGAAAATCGATCAAACATTCCGTTTCATGACATTAGATCACGATGGCGTGATCCGTATGGATTGTTCATCTCGTTGGGCAATGGCAGGTTTGCTGGAGCTGCGTGGTAAATTTGATCTTGCTTTTGCTAATGATCCTGATTATGACCGTCATGGGATTATTACCCCATCGGGTCTGATGAACCCTAATCATTATCTGGCAACCGCGGTGGATTACTTATTCCGCCATCGCCCACAATGGTCAGAAACAGTTGCTGTAGGCAAGACGTTGGTTTCCAGTGCCATGATCGATCGCGTTGTTGCTGATTTAGGCCGTGAATTGTTGGAAGTGCCCGTTGGCTTCAAGTGGTTTGTCGATGGGCTGTATAAAGGTGAATTAGGCTTTGGTGGCGAAGAGAGTGCGGGAGCATCTTTCCTGCGTTTTGATGGCACACCGTGGTCAACGGATAAAGACGGTATCATTCTTTGCCTGCTGGCGGCTGAAATGACCGCTGTGACTGGTGAAAACCCGCAACAGCGTTATGACAAACTGGCTGCGCGATTCGGTACACCAAGTTATAGCCGCATTCAGGCAGCAGCAACACATCAGCAAAAAGCGTTGCTCTCAAAACTGTCACCTGAAA
This genomic interval carries:
- the pgm gene encoding phosphoglucomutase (alpha-D-glucose-1,6-bisphosphate-dependent) encodes the protein MAIHPRAGQLARQHDLINVAQLTSQYYTLQPHPENPAHKVKFGTSGHRGSSGRNSFNEAHILAITQAIVEVRSQQGVTGPCYVGKDTHALSEAAFISVLEVLTANGVDVVMQENNGFTPTPAISHAILCYNRQGKNLADGIVITPSHNPPEDGGIKYNPPNGGPADTDLTAIIERRANDFLAGDLNEIKRLPYEQALKSEYLHSQDLVDPYVTALGDVVDMAAIQKAGLKIGIDPLGGSGIAYWQRIGEYYNLDLTLVNEKIDQTFRFMTLDHDGVIRMDCSSRWAMAGLLELRGKFDLAFANDPDYDRHGIITPSGLMNPNHYLATAVDYLFRHRPQWSETVAVGKTLVSSAMIDRVVADLGRELLEVPVGFKWFVDGLYKGELGFGGEESAGASFLRFDGTPWSTDKDGIILCLLAAEMTAVTGENPQQRYDKLAARFGTPSYSRIQAAATHQQKALLSKLSPEMVKADTLAGDPITARLTTASGNGASIGGLKVMSDNGWFAARPSGTEEAYKIYCESFLGAEHREKIEQEAQEIVNQVFAAG